The Deinococcus hopiensis KR-140 sequence GCACGCCCTGCATCACGATATCCACCACGCCCGACACCATGAACACGGTGCCGATCTGTGCTGGGCCCCAGCCCAGGGTGTCGCGGACGGTCAGCGGGAGGACGATCTGCATCAGCGAGAGGGGCAGGGTGAACAGCACGCTGACGCCAACGAGGCGGCGCACCACCGGACGCTGCAAGGCGTGGCCGAGCTGCAGGAAGGGATTGAGATGCGTGGCGTCGAAGTGCCGGTTGCGCTGATCCCGGGGCAGGCTCTCGGGCAGGACGAAGTGGCCCCACAGCAGGTTGACGAGGGTCACGCCCGCCGCCACAAAGACCGGGGCACTCAGCCCAAAGCGGGACAGGAACCCGCCCAGTGCCGGACCGACGATCATGGCCGCGCCTACCGTCGCGCCGATCATCCCGAAGACCTTGCCCCGGTCCTCCTCGTCGGTGGAATCGGCAATGTAGGCCATCAGCGCGCCCATCGCACCTGAGGTCAGGCCCTCGATGACGCGGCCCAGAAACAGCACCGTCAGGCTGCCGCCGATGCCAAACAGCAGGAAGCCCAGCGCGCTGCCCAGCAGGCTGAGCATGATGACGGGCCGACGCCCAAAGGCGTCGCTGACCGCGCCCAGCACCGGGGCGGAAAAGAACGATACCAGCGCGAACACGGCGGCCAGGCCCCCGATCACCGCGCCCTGCTGAGTCGCGTCGGGCACGTACCGCGCCACCAGAAAGGGCAGCACGGGAAACACCAGCGACATGCCGATGCCGAAGAGAAAGGTGGTGACGAGCAGGAAATAAATCGGAGGTGTCTGAGGCGCCTTCATGGAGCGCAGCGTAGGGCGAGGGGTGGGGAAGGCTCTTGTAAAAATGCGACGCCCTGCGTAAAGGGCTCAGCGGGGCACCCAGCCTTCCAGCGGCGTGTCCTCCAGACGCCGGGCTGAGAGTTCGGCGAAGGCGCGGGGGGTCATCAGGGTGAGGGCCCTGAACTCCTTGATGAGGTGCGCCTGATCGAAAAAGCCCAGATCGAAGGCCAGATCTGCCACCGAGGTATCGGGAGCCTGACGGATGCGGAAGTGGGCCTCCTCGAAGCGCACGAGGCGCGCGAGGGTCTTGGCGCTCACCCCCACCTGTCCTGCGAACAGCCGCTCCAGTTGCCGAGGACTGAGGTTCAGCTCCTCGGCCAGATCGGCCACACGGACCTTGCCCAGTGCGCGGTAGATCCGCTCGGCGGCCTCCACGCCCTTGCCCGCCTCCGCGGCATGCCCGTTGAGCAATGACAGCAGCCAGGCCTCCAGGACCTGCCGGGCCGCTTCCCACTCGCCCAGTTCCAGGAGGGCCACAATTTCTCGGCCCGCAGAGGTGCCCGAAACGAGCGCGTCCAGCTCGGCCTGCGGCGTCGCGGCGTTCCAGCCCAGCAGTTGACGCGCGCCCCAGGGGTACAGTTCGGCCACAAGCGCCCGCACCTCACCCAGTACCACAGAGGGCTGGGGTTGCAGAATCAGGCCCGACAGGGTGGCGGGCGGTGCTTTCACCCAGGACTGCCCCACCTGCCGCCAGCTGTGCCCGGTAGCGAAGGTCAGCCGGATGGAGCGCTCGGGCAGGGTGTGGTGCTGCTCGTGGTGGTCCAGCACCACCTCGTCCATCTCCCAGTAGTCCTGCACCAGCCCGCGCAGCCGGGCGTCCGGGGCATAGTTCCTGAACCGCACCCCTTCACTCTGACAGGTCGGTCGCTACCGGGGCGGCTCGGCCTGGCCCCGGACGGAGGCGGAGGGCAAACCCTCCGCCTCCCGCCCCGACAGCAACTCCCGCGCGTGCGAGATGGCCGCGTCCGACGTATTGCCGCTGAGCATCCGGGCGATCTCTTCCAGGCGCTCCTGCGGGCCGAGCAGCCGCACGCGGCTGACCGTTCGCCCACCCTCCAGCTGCTTTTCCACCTTGTAGTGCTGGTCCGCGCGGGCGGCGATCTGGGCGAGGTGGGTCACGGCCAGAACCTGCCGCTCCCGGGCCAGCCGCGCGAGCTGCGCCGCCACCGCCAATGCCGCCGCGCCGCCGATCCCCGCGTCCACCTCGTCGAAGACCACAGCGGGCGTTTCGGCCCCCAGCACCGTGCTGATGGCCAGCATCACGCGCGACAGCTCACCGCCCGAGGCCACGTCCGCGAGCGGTCCCAGGTCCTCGCCGGGGTTGGCGGTGAAGTACATCGCCACGTCGCTCAGGCCGTGCGGTCCGGGCTGGCCCAGGGGCGAGAGGCGGAATTCCAGACGCGCGTGGGGCATCCCCAGCTCGCGGATGACCGCCAGCAGACTGGCGGCGAGGGGACCCGACGTGCCCGTGCGCGCCCCGTCCAGCGCCCGCCCGGCGCGGCGCACCTCTTCCAGCAGCTTCTCCACGTCGGCTTCCAGCGTGCCCGCATCCTGCTCGTCGCGGGTCAGGGCGGCGAGTTCCCGCGTGGCGTCGGCATGGAAAGCGAGCACGTCCTCCAAGGTGGGCCCGTACTTGGCGCGCAGCTTGCCCAGCGCCGAGAGGCGGCCTTCCACCCGGGCGAGTTCCTCCGGGTCTGGAGCGCTGTCCTCGGCCACGCCGCGCAGTTCGCCCGCCACCGCCTGCACGCTCTCCAGGGCCTCACGCAACTCGTTCTGGAGCTGGGCGCTCGTCTCGTCGTATTTCGCACCCGCGTTCAGCGCCCGGACTGCCTCGCTGATGAGGGCCGCCGCGTTCGCCTCGCCTTCCGAGAGCAGTTCCAGCGCGCCCGCCGCTCCCTGCGCGATGGTTTCGAGGTTCGCCAGGCGGCCCAGCTCCGCCGAGAGGGGTTCTTCCTCGCCAGGCTGCGGGGCCACCTCCGCAATTTCACGCACCTGGAAGGTCAGCAAATCGAGTTGCCGCGCCCGCTCGCGCTCGCCTGTACGCAGGGCCTCCAGACGGTTCCTGGCCTCGGTCCAGGCGCGGTACGCTGCCACGTAGGCCTCCACCTCGGCCCCCACCTGGCGGTCGAGCAGGCTGCGCTGGTTGGCTGGGGTCAGCAGGCTCACCGCGCTGTGCTGCCAGTGGATGGTCAGGCGGGGCGCGGCCCACTCGCCCAGTTCGCGCACGCTGACGACCTCGCCGTCGAGCCGGGCGGTGCTGCGGCCCTGGGCGGTCACGCGGCGGCTGGCGCTGATGTCCTCGCCCTCCCCCCAGAAGCCGGTCACGAGCAGGTGCTCCTCGCCCGTGCGAACCAGGTCCGTGTTGGCCCGCCCCCCCAGCAGCAGCCCCAGCGCGTCCACGATGATGCTCTTGCCCGCGCCCGTCTCGCCGGTAAAGGCCGAAAAGCCCGGGCGAAACTCGAGGGCCAGGTCCCGAATCGTCGCCAGGTTGCGGACCTCCAGCCGGGAAAGCAGCGGCCCCGCCCCCTGTGGTGCGGTGGGCGCGGAGGGAACCAGGGTGGGGGCAGGAGCGGTGGTGGCGCGGGCCTTGCGGGTCACGCCCCCGAGTTTAGAGCGTCCCGGGTGGGGGAGAGGGGCACGCGGCTCACGGTAGAGCAGTCCACGTCAAGGTCCTACCATGAAAGCCACGTTACGTTTCACCCATGTTCCGCAGGGAAGCGCGCCGGACAATGGGCGCGATGGGCTTCCCCGGGTTCGGCCTGGCGGGAGCGCGAAAGGAGCACCACATGAGTGACAAGGACTTGGGCGTGGACGGCGGCAAGTTGCTGCTGCTGGGGGCCCTGGGGGCCCTGGCCCTGAATGCAGAGGCGCGGCGCAGGCTGATCGGCGGTACCCAGGGCGTGCGGGACACCGCCCACGACACCCTGGAAGGTACGGTGAAGCCCGCCCTGAGCAGCGCGGCCTCGCACGCCGAAGACGCGGCGCAGGTGGTGGGAACGGCGGCCACCGCAGCCGCGCACGTTGCCACCCACAGAGGTGTCCAGACGCTGGGCATCGCCCTGGAGACCGCGCGCGGGGAGGTGCCCAGCCGCGGCCGCGCCCACGCCCTGCTGGAAACGGCTCACGACGTGGCGGGCACAGTGGCGGGGCGAGTGACCGAACTGACCCACGACGTCCGCGGGTCGGCGCAGGACATGGCGGCCGAGCGCCGCAAGCGGGCAGAACAGGCCAGGAAGGAAGCCGAAAAGAAGGCCCACAAGGCGGCGGGCCAGGCCCGCAAGGTGGCCGAGCGCGAGCTGAAGGACGCGAAGAAGGTGGCCCGGGTGAAGGTGGCCGAGACCAAGGGGCAGGCCAAGGCCCACGCCGAGAAGGTGCAGGACCTGTTCGAGTTGCAACGCCGCGACATCGAGCGTGAGCTGGGCCGTGCCCGGGCAGACGCCGAGAAGAAGTTGCGCGCCGAACGGCGTAAGTGGGACGCCGCTCGGCTGGAGCGCGAGGTGGAAAAGCGCGTGACCCCGGCCCGCAAACAGGCCGAGCGGGACCTCGCCAGGCTGCGCAAGCGCGGCGGAGCCGAGTGGCGACGCGCCGAGCCCATCCGTCTGGAGGCGAGGGGTGAGGACGAGGGCGGCAGTGGGAGCTGGATCACGCTGCTTCTCCTGGGGACGGTGGCCGTGGTGCTCGCCCGCGTACCCAGCGCCCGTCAGGCCGTGTTGAAGGCCGTCAACTCGGTGAATCCCGATGCTGCCCAGAGCCTGCACCAGGCCAGCCGCAACGTCCGCAACATCGTGGGGACCATGTGGCTGGAGGGCATCGAGGAAAACGCTCCACCCGCTCCCGCCCCTGCCCGCGCCACCCAGGCGGGCACCACGGGCGGCACCTGGGGTTCCTCGCCTGAGCCCCGCGCGCCCAGCAGCAGCGCGGGCGCGGCCGGCAACGCCCCCGCCACCAGCGTGAGCATTCCGGGAAGCCCCGCCGTCCCCACCACGACGGCCGCCAACCCTGGGCCGGCCGCGACCACGGCGGCCACGCCCGCGACCACGGATCTGGCGGGGGGCAGCGCCCCGAACCAGGGCGACACGGCCAGCAAGAGCAACTGACCTTTCCCACACGCCTCTCCGGGCCGTTGACCGGGGAGGTCTTCTCATGACCTCCCGGTTCTGGAAAGCCGCGCGGTACACTGGGCGCGATGTCCGCCCCCGACGCGCCTCTCGCCCTGATCGGTTATCCCTCGCCCACCGCCCGCGCGCTGCGGGACCTCGGTTTGATCGCCGTGGGGGTGCCCGTAGACGATCTGCCCGCGGTGCTGGAAGCGTGCCGCGTGCTGCGCTTCACGGGCGCGCTCGTCCACCCCTCGCAGGAGCGGGCCGTGGTGGGAGCGGTGAGCCCCGATCCCGACGCGCGGCGGGCAGGTCGGGTGGACGCGGTGGTCCTTACGGGAGGCGTGGGCGGTGGCGGCGCGCACGGCACCTACAGCCTCACCGACGCGCTGATGGATACGGTGGAGGCCAGCGGCTACGCGGCGCGCGGCGCGTCGGCCCTCTTCGTGGGGAGTGGCACGGACCTCTCGCAGGCGCTGCCGCTTGTGCGCCTCGGCTTTGCGCAGGTGGGCCTCGCCGCTGACACCGTGCCTGAGGCCGAGCGCCTGGCCCGTGACCTGCCCGCCAGTGTGCGCGGCTACGCCCTGAGCCGCCGCGACCCCACCCTGCGCTCGCTCGCCGAGCGCGCGGACCTGATCGTCCTCACGGGCGGCACCCTGCCCCCCGGCCTCCTCCAGCCCTACCACACCCTCGCAGACCTCACCGGGCACGCCCAGACGGGTGCCAGCGGAGCCGCCCGCCTGGACCTCTCCGGGCTGCCCGGTCTGCGCCTCTCCCGCCAACTGCTTCAGGCCACCGGACAGCGCTTTCTGCCCGAGGCACTGGGCGGGGTGGTGGGCGTTTTGGGCTAGCGCATGGGGGGGAATGGGGCCATTCCCCCCATGCCGGTTCATGCTCGCTCGCCGGGCTCGGTCAAAAAGAAGTCCGCACTTCGACACCTGCTCCAGGTGCCAAGAGCAGAAGGCAGAGAGCCCTTCAGGGCTCTCTGCCTTCTGCCTACTGCGTCCCTACTGCGTACTGCGCGGGTCCATTACGTCTCGCAGGCCGTCGCCGAGCAGGTTGAAGCCCAGCACGGTCAGGAAGATGGCGAGGCCGGGAAACACCATTGTCCACGGCGCGTCCACGTAATACTGGCGCGAGTCGCTGATCATGGTGCCCCACTCCGGCAGGGGCGGCTGCGCGCCGATGCCCAGAAAACCCAGCGCGGCGACCTCGATGGTGGCGGTGGCGATGCTCAGCGCGCCCTGCACGATCAGCGGCGAGAGGCTGTTGGGCAACACGTGCCGAAAGATCATGCGGCTCTGGGTGGCCCCCAGCGCGCCCGCCGCCTGCACGAACTCGCGCTCGCGCACGCTGAGCACCACGGCGCGGGCCAGGCGCACATACACCGGCACCTGCACCAGCGACACGGCCAGCATGGCGGTCACGAGCTGCGGGCTGTGCAGCGCAAACAGCTGGTCCATCCCCCGGATCAGCAGCGGTGGGTTGTCGCTGGAAAAGATGCTGGCAAAGCCGATGGCGAGCAGGATGGACGGAAACGCCAGCATCACGTCGCTGAGGTAGCCCGTGAGCGCGTCCAGCCACCCGCCGAAGTACCCCGAGACGGTGCCCAGCAGCGTGCCCACAACAAGCGCCAGCAGGGTGCTGAGCACGCCCACCTTCAGGCTGAGTTGCGCGCCGTGCAGCACGCGTGTGGCGACGCTGCGGCCGAGGTTGTCTGTGCCAAAGGGCGCGGCCCAAGCGTTTACCTGCCCGCTCACCGGATCGCGGTAGATGTCTGCGGTGTCCTTATTCCACAGCGCCTCGACGGACGGCGGCTTGAGGTTCAGGCGGTAGTTGCGGTCTGTGGTGGGATCGTAGGGCTTGATCACGGGGGCGAGCAGCGCCAACAGCGCGAACAGCGCCACAATGACAGCCCCCGTTTTGCCCGGAGTGGAGCGCCGAAAGCGCCGCCAGAAGATGCTGGGCTGCCGCTTTGGCTTGGCCTGGGGAGGGGAGAGGGTGGTCATGGGTACCTCATTACCTGTATTGAATCCTGGGGTCCAGCGTCGCGTAACTCAGGTCCACCAGCAGGTTGACCACGCTGACCACCAGCGCCGCGAAAATCACGCCGCCCTGAATGATCGGATAGTCGCGCTGGCTGATCGCCTCGTACACCCACGAGCCCAGGCCCGGCCACGAGAAGATGGTCTCGGTGAGCACCGCGCCGCCGAGGAGGGCCCCGGCCTGCAGGCCGATCACGGTCACCACGGGCAAGAGGGCGTTTCTGAGCGCGTGCTTGAGGGTCACGGTGCGGCCCGTGAGGCCCTTGGCGCGGGCCGTCCGCACGTAGTCCTGCCCCAACACCTCCAGCAGGCTGGCGCGGGTGATGCGCGCGATAATCGCCAGCGGAATGCTGCCGAGCGCGATGGCAGGCAAAATCAGATGCCGCAGTGCGTCCCACGCCGCAGCAGGTTGACCGCGCAGCAGGGCATCAAGCACGTAGAAATTGGTGATGGGCTGCAGGGTGTTCTCATTGCCCAGGCGGGCGCTCGGGGGCAGCCAGCCTAACTTGACGCCGAAGAAGTACGCCAGCAGCAGCCCCAACCAAAACACCGGCATGCTGACGCCCACCAAGCTAATGGTGGTAGCGATGTTGTCCCAGATGCTGTTGCGCCGCAGCGCGGCCAGAATGCCGGCGGGCATCCCGATCACGAGGGCGAACAGCAGCGCGGCAATGCTCAGCTCCGCCGTGGCGGGAAAGCGCGAGGCCAGCTCGTCGCGCACGGGGATGTTGCTCTTGATGCCGGTGCCCAGATTGCCACGCGCGAGTTGCGACACGTAGCGCGGATACTGCGCGTCCAGCAGGTGCGCGGGGTCTTTGTAGTTCACAAACCAGGGTTTGTTCAGCCCCAACTGCTCGCGGAGTTTCGCGGCAGCGGCGGGGGTGGCGCGCTCACCCAGCATGGCGACGGCCGGGTCACCGGGAATTGAGCGCACGAAGGCAAACACCACCACGCTGATGCCCAGCATGACGAGCAGGGTGCGCAGGATGCGGCGGATCAGGTAACTGCCCAAAGGCGGGCCTCCTTTCTGATAGGCGGACACGCGGGGCGGGGCCATCTCCGCGCCCGCGTCCCGCGTGTCTTATGCCGGAGGAAAAGAGGCCAGGTCGCCCCTCTTCCTCCAGTCGGCGTTACTTCTTGCCCGTTACGGTGATGGTGTTAAACGCCTCGCTGCCCAGGGGGCTGGGCACCCAGCCCTTCACGTACGTGCGGGCGGCAGCCAGGGGGTTGGAGTGGACCACCGGAATGCGGTAGTTCTCGCGGTAGGTGATCTCGTGCAACTGCGAGTAGATCTTGGCCTTCTCGGCCTGGCCGACAGCGGCGCGGCCCTGCTGCAGCAGCGTCTCGACGTTGGCGGGGTTCCAGTTGATGTCGTCACTGGCGTTCGCGCCGTAGTAGGCGCTGTAGAAGTTGTCCGGGTCGCCGTAGTCGCCCGTCCAGCCGATCATGTACATGTCGAAGCCGGGTTCCTTGTTGCGGTCGTCGAGGTACTTGGCCCAGTCCTCGGTCTTAAGGTTGACCTTGATGCCAATCGCGCTGAGGTCCGCCGCAATCGCTTCCGAGATGGGCTTGGGATTGGGGAAGTACGGGCGGCTGACGGGCATGTACCAGAAGTCCAGGGAAAAGCCGTTGGGGTAACCCGCGTCCGCCAGCATTTTCTTGGCCGCTGCCGGATCGAACTTGTAGTCGGCGGGCACGTCCTTGGAGTTGGCCCAGCCGAGCACCGGGGGCAGGAAGGAGGCGTTGCTGGTGCCCAGTCCGTTCCAGAAGGCGTCGGCGATGGCCTTCTTGTTGATTGCCATGGAGATCGCCTGACGCACCTTGTCGTTTTTCAGGTACTGGTTGCGGTTGTTCATGCTGACGATGCCCACGTTGAACGAGGGCCGTTTAACCGCCACGAGGTTCTTGTCGCTCTGCACGCTCTTCAGGGCGTCGGGCGTCAGGTCGTTGGTAAAGTCGATGGTCCCCGCTTTAAGTTCGTTCAGGCGCTGCGACGCGTCTTTGATCGCGCGGACGACGAGCGAGTCCACGCGCGGCTTGGCTCCCCAGTAGCTCTTGTTGGGGCTGAGGATCACCCGGTCACCCGTGCGCCACGACTGGAAGATGAAGGGCCCGGTGCCCACGGGGGTGCTGGCCGGCGTGCCGTATTTGGCGCCGTCCTTCTTGATTGCCGTGGGGCTGGCGATGCCGAAGTACCCGGCGCCGATCACGCTGGGGAACACGCTCGAAGGCTTGTTCAGGTCGAAGCGCACCGTGTAGTCGTTGACCTTCACGATGTTCTTGATAACGGCGGTGGCGTCGCCCTTGAAGCCGCCGAGCAAGTCGCCCATGATCTCGAAGGTGCGGCCCTGGTCGCGGAAGCCGTAGGGGTGGCTCTTGTCCCACCAGCGGCTCACGTTGAACACCACGGCGTCAGCGTTGAACGGCGTGCCGTCGTGGAACTTTACGTTGCGCCGGAGGTTGAAGGTCCAGCTCGTCGCGTCCTTGTTGGCCTTCCAGCTCGTCGCCAGGCCGGGGGTGGTGTCGGTGGTGCCGTCTTTGAAGTCCACCAGGGTGTCGTAGATCTGGCGCTGCACCAGGATGGAGATGCCGTCGGTGATGTTGCCGGATTCCAGGCTGACGGGGTCGCCGTTCGCGCCGAACACCAGCGTGGCGGCCCCGGCGGTCGGGAGGGTGGCAAGCAGGGCAGTGAGAAGCAGTTTCTTCATGAAGCCTCCGTCTGCCGCATTCACGCGCCGTGCCCCTGACCCTGAGGGGAAGAGGCAGCGGAAAGTGAAGGGCAG is a genomic window containing:
- a CDS encoding ABC transporter permease, whose amino-acid sequence is MGSYLIRRILRTLLVMLGISVVVFAFVRSIPGDPAVAMLGERATPAAAAKLREQLGLNKPWFVNYKDPAHLLDAQYPRYVSQLARGNLGTGIKSNIPVRDELASRFPATAELSIAALLFALVIGMPAGILAALRRNSIWDNIATTISLVGVSMPVFWLGLLLAYFFGVKLGWLPPSARLGNENTLQPITNFYVLDALLRGQPAAAWDALRHLILPAIALGSIPLAIIARITRASLLEVLGQDYVRTARAKGLTGRTVTLKHALRNALLPVVTVIGLQAGALLGGAVLTETIFSWPGLGSWVYEAISQRDYPIIQGGVIFAALVVSVVNLLVDLSYATLDPRIQYR
- a CDS encoding ABC transporter substrate-binding protein, with protein sequence MKKLLLTALLATLPTAGAATLVFGANGDPVSLESGNITDGISILVQRQIYDTLVDFKDGTTDTTPGLATSWKANKDATSWTFNLRRNVKFHDGTPFNADAVVFNVSRWWDKSHPYGFRDQGRTFEIMGDLLGGFKGDATAVIKNIVKVNDYTVRFDLNKPSSVFPSVIGAGYFGIASPTAIKKDGAKYGTPASTPVGTGPFIFQSWRTGDRVILSPNKSYWGAKPRVDSLVVRAIKDASQRLNELKAGTIDFTNDLTPDALKSVQSDKNLVAVKRPSFNVGIVSMNNRNQYLKNDKVRQAISMAINKKAIADAFWNGLGTSNASFLPPVLGWANSKDVPADYKFDPAAAKKMLADAGYPNGFSLDFWYMPVSRPYFPNPKPISEAIAADLSAIGIKVNLKTEDWAKYLDDRNKEPGFDMYMIGWTGDYGDPDNFYSAYYGANASDDINWNPANVETLLQQGRAAVGQAEKAKIYSQLHEITYRENYRIPVVHSNPLAAARTYVKGWVPSPLGSEAFNTITVTGKK
- a CDS encoding shikimate dehydrogenase, with translation MSAPDAPLALIGYPSPTARALRDLGLIAVGVPVDDLPAVLEACRVLRFTGALVHPSQERAVVGAVSPDPDARRAGRVDAVVLTGGVGGGGAHGTYSLTDALMDTVEASGYAARGASALFVGSGTDLSQALPLVRLGFAQVGLAADTVPEAERLARDLPASVRGYALSRRDPTLRSLAERADLIVLTGGTLPPGLLQPYHTLADLTGHAQTGASGAARLDLSGLPGLRLSRQLLQATGQRFLPEALGGVVGVLG
- the recN gene encoding DNA repair protein RecN — encoded protein: MTRKARATTAPAPTLVPSAPTAPQGAGPLLSRLEVRNLATIRDLALEFRPGFSAFTGETGAGKSIIVDALGLLLGGRANTDLVRTGEEHLLVTGFWGEGEDISASRRVTAQGRSTARLDGEVVSVRELGEWAAPRLTIHWQHSAVSLLTPANQRSLLDRQVGAEVEAYVAAYRAWTEARNRLEALRTGERERARQLDLLTFQVREIAEVAPQPGEEEPLSAELGRLANLETIAQGAAGALELLSEGEANAAALISEAVRALNAGAKYDETSAQLQNELREALESVQAVAGELRGVAEDSAPDPEELARVEGRLSALGKLRAKYGPTLEDVLAFHADATRELAALTRDEQDAGTLEADVEKLLEEVRRAGRALDGARTGTSGPLAASLLAVIRELGMPHARLEFRLSPLGQPGPHGLSDVAMYFTANPGEDLGPLADVASGGELSRVMLAISTVLGAETPAVVFDEVDAGIGGAAALAVAAQLARLARERQVLAVTHLAQIAARADQHYKVEKQLEGGRTVSRVRLLGPQERLEEIARMLSGNTSDAAISHARELLSGREAEGLPSASVRGQAEPPR
- a CDS encoding ABC transporter permease, yielding MTTLSPPQAKPKRQPSIFWRRFRRSTPGKTGAVIVALFALLALLAPVIKPYDPTTDRNYRLNLKPPSVEALWNKDTADIYRDPVSGQVNAWAAPFGTDNLGRSVATRVLHGAQLSLKVGVLSTLLALVVGTLLGTVSGYFGGWLDALTGYLSDVMLAFPSILLAIGFASIFSSDNPPLLIRGMDQLFALHSPQLVTAMLAVSLVQVPVYVRLARAVVLSVREREFVQAAGALGATQSRMIFRHVLPNSLSPLIVQGALSIATATIEVAALGFLGIGAQPPLPEWGTMISDSRQYYVDAPWTMVFPGLAIFLTVLGFNLLGDGLRDVMDPRSTQ
- a CDS encoding AraC family transcriptional regulator gives rise to the protein MRFRNYAPDARLRGLVQDYWEMDEVVLDHHEQHHTLPERSIRLTFATGHSWRQVGQSWVKAPPATLSGLILQPQPSVVLGEVRALVAELYPWGARQLLGWNAATPQAELDALVSGTSAGREIVALLELGEWEAARQVLEAWLLSLLNGHAAEAGKGVEAAERIYRALGKVRVADLAEELNLSPRQLERLFAGQVGVSAKTLARLVRFEEAHFRIRQAPDTSVADLAFDLGFFDQAHLIKEFRALTLMTPRAFAELSARRLEDTPLEGWVPR
- a CDS encoding MFS transporter, whose amino-acid sequence is MKAPQTPPIYFLLVTTFLFGIGMSLVFPVLPFLVARYVPDATQQGAVIGGLAAVFALVSFFSAPVLGAVSDAFGRRPVIMLSLLGSALGFLLFGIGGSLTVLFLGRVIEGLTSGAMGALMAYIADSTDEEDRGKVFGMIGATVGAAMIVGPALGGFLSRFGLSAPVFVAAGVTLVNLLWGHFVLPESLPRDQRNRHFDATHLNPFLQLGHALQRPVVRRLVGVSVLFTLPLSLMQIVLPLTVRDTLGWGPAQIGTVFMVSGVVDIVMQGVLLPHLIRLLGERRLGQLGLGVGLIGMVGLSLVPLKPVAALVYLSVLVFSLGEGVFSACLSTLLSLAIPAGEQGRVQGGAQAMGELAQAVGPLATGQLYSRMGPSATLGAGAGSVLLALALLLTAKIGGGEEAPGGSPDVTPPAAGV